A genome region from Deinococcus sp. KNUC1210 includes the following:
- a CDS encoding maltose ABC transporter substrate-binding protein, producing the protein MKKALTVLSLALLGNASAATLTIWTHFGDAELGWLKAQTAAYTKSSGNAVNIVSVPFDQMPDKFIQSAPKGQGPDLVVTLPQDRLGQLAASGVIADMSTYVVGRSDLDPTAVSAMTYNGKLFGLPMFAEAVAVVYNKKLLPNGVPSNWDAFIKAAQGQTGNGKFGFLVDLSNAYMNYGIVSAFGGYVFKNNNGTLNTKDVGLANAGSDKAMAMLNDLRYKYNLIPEGVDGGVAKSAFTDGRLAMLLTGPWDMGDIKKAGISYGIANLPAPTGATGKWSPFVGVQGIMMNAYSKNKQAAAALAKMLVSSSSQVAFNKAGGRIPVSLAARVQLKADPVVVGFGKAISAGTPMPNVPQMGAVWGPWSNAVAQSVQKPNPNYSGILDSAVKEINSNIK; encoded by the coding sequence ATGAAGAAAGCACTGACCGTTCTGTCGCTCGCCCTGCTGGGCAATGCCTCTGCCGCCACCCTGACCATCTGGACGCACTTCGGAGACGCCGAACTCGGCTGGCTCAAGGCCCAGACCGCCGCCTACACCAAGAGCAGCGGCAATGCCGTCAATATCGTTTCGGTGCCGTTCGATCAGATGCCCGACAAGTTCATCCAGTCGGCACCCAAGGGCCAGGGACCGGATCTGGTGGTTACGCTGCCGCAGGACCGTCTGGGCCAGCTCGCTGCCTCGGGCGTGATCGCCGATATGAGCACCTACGTGGTGGGCCGCAGCGATCTCGACCCGACCGCCGTGAGCGCCATGACCTACAACGGCAAGCTGTTCGGTCTGCCGATGTTCGCCGAGGCTGTCGCGGTGGTCTACAACAAGAAGTTGCTGCCCAACGGCGTACCGAGCAACTGGGACGCCTTCATCAAGGCCGCGCAGGGACAGACCGGGAACGGTAAGTTCGGCTTCCTCGTTGATCTGAGCAACGCCTACATGAACTACGGCATCGTGAGTGCCTTCGGCGGATACGTCTTCAAGAACAACAACGGCACGCTGAACACCAAGGACGTGGGTCTGGCCAACGCCGGTTCCGACAAGGCGATGGCTATGCTGAACGACCTGCGCTACAAGTACAACCTCATTCCCGAGGGCGTGGACGGTGGCGTTGCCAAGAGTGCGTTCACCGATGGCCGTCTCGCCATGCTGCTGACCGGCCCCTGGGACATGGGCGACATCAAGAAGGCGGGCATCAGCTACGGCATCGCCAACCTGCCCGCTCCGACCGGCGCAACCGGCAAGTGGTCGCCGTTCGTGGGTGTGCAGGGCATCATGATGAACGCCTACAGCAAGAACAAGCAGGCAGCCGCCGCGCTCGCCAAGATGCTGGTGAGCAGCAGCTCGCAGGTCGCCTTCAACAAGGCCGGTGGCCGCATTCCGGTCAGCCTCGCCGCCCGCGTGCAGCTGAAGGCCGATCCGGTGGTGGTGGGCTTCGGGAAGGCCATCAGCGCGGGCACCCCGATGCCCAACGTGCCGCAGATGGGCGCGGTGTGGGGACCCTGGAGCAACGCCGTCGCCCAGAGCGTCCAGAAGCCCAACCCCAACTACAGCGGCATCCTCGACAGCGCAGTCAAGGAAATCAACAGCAACATCAAGTGA
- a CDS encoding ABC transporter permease subunit, translating to MTALSAAQTAKRLTPPQGTSGVFFAVAILAVIIGGASLIGWLISGLVSAAFPAAPPYLILLITLPVMVVLLLLGVRLFPWIVSWYYLVPALVFLIAFTILPIVMTVNYAFTNYSGVNSGYGDVGVKTNVKLSSDRRSVTFAQLSGPADDLPTMLACAKPDCAGETVVLYDADGAVPLFARIQSVKGLTVTLATPVADSFKVTDGSRLNAIRRVGLANFREIFGRASEELLPVFVWTVIFAFSTVVLNALAGLLLGILLYNKRLKGRNIYRTLLFLPWAIPTVITIQMWVALLNQQFGVVNKTLGLLGISAVPWLTDPLWAKISVLLVNLWLGFPYMMTATISALSTISDDLYEAASIDGASRWQQIVNITLPLLRNSFTPILLSGFAFNFNNFGVIYLLTQGGPSVAGRTSTAGATDILLSWGYNTAFAASGGQNYALASAIALIVFFLTLAISLVNFRAAGVFEEAQR from the coding sequence ATGACGGCGCTCTCGGCAGCGCAGACGGCGAAGCGGCTGACGCCTCCGCAGGGCACCAGCGGTGTGTTTTTCGCGGTCGCCATTCTGGCGGTCATCATCGGCGGCGCGTCGCTGATCGGCTGGCTCATCAGCGGACTCGTTTCGGCGGCGTTTCCGGCGGCTCCCCCGTACCTGATCCTGCTCATCACGCTGCCCGTTATGGTCGTGCTGCTGCTGCTGGGAGTGCGCCTGTTTCCCTGGATCGTGAGCTGGTATTACCTCGTTCCGGCCCTGGTGTTCCTGATCGCCTTCACCATCCTGCCCATCGTCATGACGGTGAATTACGCGTTCACCAACTATTCGGGCGTGAACAGCGGGTACGGCGACGTGGGCGTGAAGACGAACGTGAAGCTGTCGTCAGACCGCCGCAGCGTGACGTTCGCGCAGTTGTCCGGCCCCGCCGACGACCTGCCGACGATGCTCGCCTGCGCCAAACCCGACTGTGCAGGCGAGACGGTGGTGCTGTATGACGCCGACGGCGCGGTCCCGCTCTTCGCCCGCATCCAGAGCGTGAAGGGACTGACCGTCACCCTGGCGACTCCGGTGGCCGATTCCTTCAAAGTCACCGATGGCAGCCGCCTGAACGCGATCCGGCGCGTGGGCCTCGCCAATTTCCGCGAGATCTTTGGCCGCGCCAGCGAGGAACTGCTGCCGGTCTTCGTCTGGACCGTGATCTTCGCCTTCTCGACGGTGGTGCTGAACGCCCTGGCGGGTCTGCTGCTGGGCATTCTGCTGTACAACAAGCGCCTGAAGGGCCGCAACATCTACCGCACGCTGCTGTTCCTGCCGTGGGCCATTCCCACCGTCATCACGATTCAGATGTGGGTGGCGCTGCTCAATCAGCAGTTCGGCGTGGTGAATAAGACGCTGGGCCTGCTGGGCATCAGCGCCGTGCCCTGGCTGACCGACCCGCTGTGGGCCAAGATCAGCGTGCTGCTGGTGAATCTGTGGCTGGGCTTTCCATACATGATGACCGCCACCATCTCGGCGCTGTCCACCATCTCGGATGATCTGTACGAGGCCGCCAGCATCGACGGCGCGAGCCGCTGGCAGCAGATCGTGAACATCACCCTGCCGCTGCTGCGAAACTCCTTCACCCCGATTCTGCTGTCGGGCTTCGCCTTCAACTTCAACAATTTCGGCGTGATCTATCTGCTGACGCAGGGCGGGCCATCGGTGGCGGGGCGCACCAGCACAGCCGGGGCCACCGACATCCTGCTGAGCTGGGGGTACAACACCGCGTTCGCGGCCAGCGGCGGCCAGAATTACGCACTCGCCAGCGCCATCGCCCTGATCGTGTTCTTCCTGACCCTCGCCATCAGCCTGGTCAATTTCCGCGCCGCAGGCGTGTTCGAGGAGGCTCAGCGATGA